A stretch of DNA from Leptolyngbya sp. CCY15150:
TGTGGGAAGATACTCATCTGCAAGAAACCCAGGGAGGACGCTATGCTAAGCAAGAATCCTTTGTCGTAGATGATATTTACACCATCGGACATTCTCCCTGTCATGTAGAAATCTTGGAGCAGTTTCAGGTTAAGGCTTACATGATTGCTCCTATCTTCTATCAAGATAAATTGTGGGGATTGTTAGGAGCCTACCAAAATTCTAGCCGACGAGATTGGCAAGAGGAGGAGCTGCAGGTACTCAATCAAGTAGGTATACAGTTAGGTGTTGCTCTACAACAGATTCAGTACAATCGCCAGATAGAAGAACAGTCATTCCAGTTAAGCAAACAAGCCGAGCGAGAGAAAAAATATGCCAGAATTATTGGTCAAATCGGTCAGCGATTTATTGAGCGTATTCAGCAGCAAAACTTAAATAGTAAGGGGCTGCTGGCTTATATCACCCGTGACGTTCGCCAGGTCTTAGAAACTGACCGTGTAGGTGTTTATCGATTTGAACCCGACTGGAGCGGTGAATTTATCGTGGAGGATGTTGGTTATGATTGGATTCCACTGGTGGATACCGAATTAGCACGAGTGAAAGATACTTACCTCCAAGAGAATCAAGGTGGTCGTTATAAGCAAAATCAGTCTCTTGCTGTTTCTGATATCTATACAGTCGGTCATGCCGACTGTCATGTGGAGCTTTTAGAAAGCTGGGGCACCAAAGCCTACATGATTGCTCCAATTTTCAAAGGAAATGAACTGTGGGGACTCTTGGGAGCCTACCACAATCGCGATGCGCGGCAGTGGGAAGATACAGAAATGACCCTGCTCAATCAAGTCGGTTCACAAATTGGCAATGCCCTATTTCAGATCGAGGTGATTGAACAGGTGCAGGCTCAGGCTCAGCAACTGAGTGCTCTAGCAGAACAGGAAAAAATTGCGAACAGTCAACTCCAGCAGCGCATTGTACAGATGTTGTCGGCTGTACGTCCAGCGTTAGAAGGTGATCTTACCGTACGGGCTCCAGTTACAGAAGATGCTGTCGGTACTATTGCGGATGCCTACAACAACACCATTCAGTCGCTGCGGAAGTTAGTAACCCAGGTTAAAACAGCCGCAAGTGAGGTTGGAGAGACATCTCACGCTAGTGGAGGAGCGATCGCTCAGCTCACGCAGCAAACCCAGCAGGAGTTAGAGCAAATCACAAAAGCGCTCCAGCAGTTGGCATCAATGGTCAGCGCTACGCAGTCGGTTGCGCAGGATGCCCAGCGGGTGGAAACAGCAGTGCAGCGGGCTAACGAAACGGTGGAACGGGGCGATAGCGCTATGAACCTCACCGTGGAGGGAATTCTCGCTATTCGAGAAACCGTGTCGGAGGCAACCAAGAAAATTAAGCGCTTAAGTGAATCGTCACAGAAGATCTCCAAGGTGGTCAGTCTCATTGGTAATTTCACGACTCAGACCCAGCTCTTGGCCCTAAATGCCGCCATTGAAGCCACCCGTGCCGGGGAATATGGTCGAGGGTTTGCTGTGGTGGCAGATGAGGTGCGATCGCTTGCTCAGCAGTCATCTGAGGCGACTGGAGAGATTGAAAAGTTGGTGCAGGAAATCCAGGCTGAAACTAGTGCTGTATCGACGGCTATGGATGCGGGAATTCAGCAGGTAGTGCAGGGTACTCATTTGGTTACCCAAACACGCCAAAGCCTCAACGATATCGTAACGGCTACAGCTCAGATTCGCGAACTAATTCAGGGCATTACATCATCAACCCAAGCACAAATTCAACAGTCTGATGCGGTGACGCAAGCTATGAATGATGTGGCGGCGATCGCCCATACAACGTCAACAAACTCAACCCAAATTGCCACCTCGTTCCAAGCACTCCTCACTACAGCAGAGGATTTACAAAAGAGCGTGGGTCAGTTCAAGGTGCAATAAAGAGCGATCGCTCTTATTCTATCTCGACTTTGCTGCAACACTCCCCTAGTTTCCTATATTTTCCTGAATAAAAGAACTAGGGGAGCCCCCTTAGGATCTAAGCAAGCCGTGTGCCGTGTTCTGTTAGACATAGCCGTAACGCACGGTCTTATAAGGACTTGATGCATTATGCTGCCAATAACCCATCTCATGGATCTATAGTGCTTTCTGCTGAATGGGTTTATCTTGAAGCGAATTTGATCATTATTTCTAACCTTTTTCTCTAATATCCTATGTCTCCATCTGATGCATTCCAAGATCAAAATTTTGCTTACTTCATCACTGAAGCCCAGGAT
This window harbors:
- a CDS encoding methyl-accepting chemotaxis protein — translated: WEDTHLQETQGGRYAKQESFVVDDIYTIGHSPCHVEILEQFQVKAYMIAPIFYQDKLWGLLGAYQNSSRRDWQEEELQVLNQVGIQLGVALQQIQYNRQIEEQSFQLSKQAEREKKYARIIGQIGQRFIERIQQQNLNSKGLLAYITRDVRQVLETDRVGVYRFEPDWSGEFIVEDVGYDWIPLVDTELARVKDTYLQENQGGRYKQNQSLAVSDIYTVGHADCHVELLESWGTKAYMIAPIFKGNELWGLLGAYHNRDARQWEDTEMTLLNQVGSQIGNALFQIEVIEQVQAQAQQLSALAEQEKIANSQLQQRIVQMLSAVRPALEGDLTVRAPVTEDAVGTIADAYNNTIQSLRKLVTQVKTAASEVGETSHASGGAIAQLTQQTQQELEQITKALQQLASMVSATQSVAQDAQRVETAVQRANETVERGDSAMNLTVEGILAIRETVSEATKKIKRLSESSQKISKVVSLIGNFTTQTQLLALNAAIEATRAGEYGRGFAVVADEVRSLAQQSSEATGEIEKLVQEIQAETSAVSTAMDAGIQQVVQGTHLVTQTRQSLNDIVTATAQIRELIQGITSSTQAQIQQSDAVTQAMNDVAAIAHTTSTNSTQIATSFQALLTTAEDLQKSVGQFKVQ